The Apium graveolens cultivar Ventura chromosome 6, ASM990537v1, whole genome shotgun sequence genome contains a region encoding:
- the LOC141668034 gene encoding glutamate synthase 1 [NADH], chloroplastic-like produces MDPQRKALYEYFSALMEPWDGPALISFTDGHYLGATLDQNGLRPGRFYVTHSGRVIMASEVGVVDIPPEDVSRKGRLNPGMMFLVDFKKHVGVDDEALKQQYSLARPYGKWLERKKITLKNIVESVDESDKVWPPITGVLKWLHLCACWASNNDDNMEYMGMHGLVAPLRAFGYTVESLEMLLLPMAKDVVEALGSMGNDVPLVVMSNREKLTFEYFKQMFGQVTNPPIDPIREKIITSMECMVGPEGDLTETNKEQCQRMSLQGPLLSIDEMQAIKKMNYRGWCIKVVDITYLKERGRNELEETLDRICLEAHDAIKKGYTTLVLSDRGG; encoded by the exons ATGGATCCTCAACGAAAGGCTTTGTATGAATATTTTTCAGCGCTCATGGAACCGTGGGATGGTCCAGCACTAATATCAT TTACTGATGGTCATTATCTTGGGGCTACCTTGGACCAAAATGGATTACGCCCTGGTCGCTTCTATGTTACTCACAGCGGACGAGTTATAATGGCAAGTGAAGTTGGGGTGGTGGATATCCCACCAGAAGATGTATCCAGGAAAGGAAGACTGAATCCTGGAATGATGTTTCTTGTGGATTTCAAAAAGCATGTTGGTGTAGATGATGAAGCTTTAAAGCAGCAATACTCACTAGCACGACCTTATGGAAAGTGGCTTGAAAGGAAAAAGATAACTCTTAAGAACATTGTTGAATCCGTTGATGAATCTGATAAGGTGTGGCCACCCATAACCGGAGTCTTGAAA TGGCTTCACCTATGTGCTTGTTGGGCATCTAACAATGATGACAATATGGAATACATGGGAATGCATGGTTTAGTGGCTCCCCTGAGGGCTTTTGG TTACACAGTCGAATCATTAGAGATGCTATTGCTACCAATGGCAAAAGATGTTGTTGAAGCTCTTGGCTCGATGGGGAATGATGTTCCCTTGGTTGTGATGTCAAACAGAGAGAAACTTACTTTTGAATATTTCAAGCAAATGTTTGGTCAGGTTACAAATCCTCCAATTGATCCTATCCGGGAGAAGATAATTACATCTATGGAGTGCATGGTTGGTCCAGAAGGGGATCTGACAGAGACCAATAAAGAACAATGTCAACGTATGTCACTCCAAGGCCCCCTTCTATCGATTGATGAAATGCAAGCTATTAAGAAAATGAACTACAGAGGCTGGTGCATCAAAGTTGTAGATATTACGTATTTGAAGGAACGTGGCAGAAACGAATTGGAAGAGACATTAGATAGGATCTGTTTAGAAGCACATGATGCGATCAAGAAAGGCTATACTACTCTGGTGCTCTCTGACCGAG GTGGCTAG